The following proteins are encoded in a genomic region of Manduca sexta isolate Smith_Timp_Sample1 unplaced genomic scaffold, JHU_Msex_v1.0 HiC_scaffold_2779, whole genome shotgun sequence:
- the LOC119192429 gene encoding gastrula zinc finger protein XlCGF7.1-like: protein FLYKTFESHVRTHAGRKYVCDVCGLRFFKRSRIIEHLRNHKEINNFICDECGKGFKRHNNLLFHMRTVHVKEQPLNCTHCNKMFKNLYTLKMHRKRQLGTKNSLKCEFCGKCFASPHLLRSHRFWHSEERPHCCEICGSRYKAKGQLKVHMQKHTGSKPFECDLCSKCFTTARELRRHASVHTGIRPHKCPHCDRTFHSKKQMLKHSAFCHKGCEVGKVDKSANK, encoded by the exons ttccTGTACAAAACTTTCGAATCGCATGTACGTACACATGCAGGGAGGAAGTATGTATGCGACGTCTGTGGATTGAG ATTCTTCAAACGAAGCCGAATCATTGAACATTTAAGAAATCacaaggaaataaataattttatttgcgaCGAATGCGGTAAAGGATTTAAACGCCACAACAATTTATTG TTTCACATGAGAACGGTGCACGTGAAAGAACAACCACTGAATTGTACACACTGCAATAAGATGTTCAAAAACCTGTACACATTGAAAATGCACAGAAAGCGACAGTTGGGAACGAAAAACTCGTTAAAATGTGAATTTTGTGGCAAATGTTTTGCATCACCACATTTGCTTCGGAGTCATAGGTTTTGGCATTCTGAGGAAAGACCACATTGTTGTGAAATTTGCGGTTCTAGATACAAAGCGAAGGGGCAACTGAAAGTGCATATGCAGAAACACACTGGCTCCAAACCTTTTGAGTGTGATCTGTGTAGCAAATGTTTTACTACTGCACGAGAGCTGAGAAGGCATGCGAGTGTGCACACAGGTATACGCCCACACAAATGTCCGCACTGTGACAGAACGTTCCATTCTAAGAAGCAAATGTTGAAACACAGTGCTTTTTGCCATAAAGGGTGTGAAGTCGGCAAAGTTGACAAAAGTGcgaataaatga